The genomic region GACCATCGTCACTGCGAGAGGCCCCCTCGCGGCCGCCGGTTGTCCGGGTCTTGCCCGTATAAAGAACCTTATCGATCTTCGTCATCTCCAAACACTCCTTTGCTGCGTCGCTGGCGACGTCGTTTTGGGAAGTGTCATTTGCCCGATTGACGTATCGGTCATGTTTTCAAAATGATCCGAAGTGTAACGAAACGTAGCGACTCGCTGGTCAGACATCTTGTTGTACAGTTAAGGTAGGCTGAGGCTCGGCGCGTGAGAACGTTTTGCTTCCAGTTCCACGAAGTCGCGCGCACAGAGCCCCATAAAGCCGCCGTCAGAGAGATGGCGGAGTTTCAAGAGATAAGTCGGCCCGGACGTCTCGGGAGGGATGGAGACCTAGGCCTTGATCGACTGGCTCGCTGCCAACAGCATTGGCGTTAATTCTCCGGCTCCGGTTGCCACGCCAAAGGCGCCCGAGGAAACAAGCAATGCCTTCCTTGCCGGCCTCGGATCGGCAGGATCAACGAAGCCTATGGCGATCATGCCGGCGGAGACGGCTGCCGCAACGCCATGCGGACTGTCGTCGACCATGACACATCGTGCCGGTCTTGCCGCGAATTTCTCCGCGCAATGCAATAAAAGGTCCGGGGCAGGCTTTGGCCGCGCCACGGCCTCGGCGCTGAAGACCCCCGGGTGGAAGCACTGCCAGAGATCGAGCCTGCCGAGGCTCGCGCGAAGCCGGTGCATCGTACTGTTCGATGCAACACATTTCGGCCGGGTTAGGCTGGCAACGATGTCGCCGATGCCAGCCATTGGCGTCAAGGACCGTGCGAATTCGGCGTAAAGCCGCCGATGCCAGGCTTGGAAGACGTTTGCAACGTCACCCAAGCCGTAGTCGCGGACGCACATGTCGCGGATCACCCTTTCGGAATTGCCCGTGAATTTTTCATGGGCTTCGGAAGGGGTGATTGCCACGCCCGCCTCCTGCAGGGCTTCCGCAAGCGTGCGGCTTGCGATCGGCTCGCTGTCGATGAGCACGCCGTCGCAGTCGAAAATGACCAGGTCAATGTTCTGAAGGGGATCCGGGTTGGAGCGATTGGCGGCGCGCGTTTGGTCTGTCGCAGATAAGGACACGGTTCACGAACCCCGTATGCTAAGGGCAAGATCCGGCCTGTCGGTCGTGATCTGCCGGACCGGTTTGGCCAACCAATAGGCAATGTCTGCAGTGTGATTCGGCACCCATGCGCCGAGCCGGTCAAAGGGAATGAAGGACGTGATTTCGTCCCAATGCGTCGCAAGCAGAGACTTTTCGACGGCAATGATGTCGGCGAGCTCCTCCATTTTCTTAAGGCCGGATCTGAGGCCACCTCGCTCGGCGGCTGCGCGGTCAAATGAAGACAGCGTCCGGATATGCGGCGCAACCTCACGGACAGTTTGAAGAACGCTGGCGTGAAAGCTCGTCAGGAACGAACGGTCGGCGAGCTTGAGGCTATCGACGAGGTTTGCAGCCCTCCTCTCAAGGCCCGGATAGGCATCCCCTTTCGCATCCGCCTTCAGCTCGATATGCAGCTCAAGGGCGCTGAACTTGAATATCTCGAGAACCTCGTCAAGCGTCGGTATCGCCTCTCCGTCGCTGTCTTTCAGCCTGACGCTTCGGTGCTCGCCTGGAGCAAGGTCGAAGACCGGTCCGGAGTGATCGGTCGTGCGATCAAGGGTTGCGTCGTGAATGACGAGCAGTTCGCCAAAACGGGTCAAATGCACGTCGAATTCGACGCCTTCGACTGGCATTTCAGCCAGCTTGCGGAAGCCAGAAAGGCTGTTTTCGGGCCAGAGATTGCGGCCACCGCGATGACCGATGATGTAAACCATATCGAAATTGTCCTTATTGTCTGGGCAAAGGCCTACTTGCCGGAGTCTACCAGCCCCTTGGTGAACCAGCGTTGCATGAGGAGAATGATGACTGCCGGAGGCAACATGACGAAGAGAGCGGCACTCATGGCAATGTTCCATGCAGGCACGGAATCTGACACCGGAACCAGCTCCTTAAGACCCAGAATTGCGGTCGCCATCGTCTTGTCGGTGGTAAAGAGCAGCGGCCAAAGATACTGGTTCCAGCCATAGAGAAAGAGGATGATTGCAAGTGCCGCGATATTGGCGGTGGAAAGCGGCAGCAGCACATCCTTGAAGAATTTAAGGGGGCCGGCACCATCGAGTTTCGCCGCCTCGCACAGCTCCTCAGGCACGGTCAGGAAGAATTGGCGGAAGAGAAATGTCGCCGACGCGGAGGCAATCAGCGGCAGGATCAGACCGCCATAGGTGTTCACCATGTTCCACTTCATGGATGTTTCGATGCTGTAGCCCGTCAGGTTTTCCAAAAGGCCTGCAAATCCTGTGATGCCGGAAAGCCAGCGGATCGGGCCCGCAGCGTCGGCGACGGCCTCGTAAGTCGGGATGATGCGGACTTCCACGGGCAGCATCAAGGAAACGAAAATCAGCCAGAATGCGGTCATGCGGAACGGGAAGCGAAAATAGGTCACGGCAAAAGCCGCAATGAGCGAAATGGCGAGCTTGCCGATGACGATCCCGCCCGTCACGATGATCGAGTTGAGGAAAGCTTGCGCAAAATCGCCTTGCCTCCAGGCGACTGCGACATTGTCGATAAAATGCGAGC from Rhizobium gallicum bv. gallicum R602sp harbors:
- a CDS encoding ABC transporter permease subunit; amino-acid sequence: MGERNLGLSIFCHVVLLVGAAFVCLPLYFAFVAGSLTLEEVQQAPFPLVPGSHFIDNVAVAWRQGDFAQAFLNSIIVTGGIVIGKLAISLIAAFAVTYFRFPFRMTAFWLIFVSLMLPVEVRIIPTYEAVADAAGPIRWLSGITGFAGLLENLTGYSIETSMKWNMVNTYGGLILPLIASASATFLFRQFFLTVPEELCEAAKLDGAGPLKFFKDVLLPLSTANIAALAIILFLYGWNQYLWPLLFTTDKTMATAILGLKELVPVSDSVPAWNIAMSAALFVMLPPAVIILLMQRWFTKGLVDSGK
- a CDS encoding glycerophosphodiester phosphodiesterase family protein codes for the protein MVYIIGHRGGRNLWPENSLSGFRKLAEMPVEGVEFDVHLTRFGELLVIHDATLDRTTDHSGPVFDLAPGEHRSVRLKDSDGEAIPTLDEVLEIFKFSALELHIELKADAKGDAYPGLERRAANLVDSLKLADRSFLTSFHASVLQTVREVAPHIRTLSSFDRAAAERGGLRSGLKKMEELADIIAVEKSLLATHWDEITSFIPFDRLGAWVPNHTADIAYWLAKPVRQITTDRPDLALSIRGS
- a CDS encoding HAD family hydrolase codes for the protein MSLSATDQTRAANRSNPDPLQNIDLVIFDCDGVLIDSEPIASRTLAEALQEAGVAITPSEAHEKFTGNSERVIRDMCVRDYGLGDVANVFQAWHRRLYAEFARSLTPMAGIGDIVASLTRPKCVASNSTMHRLRASLGRLDLWQCFHPGVFSAEAVARPKPAPDLLLHCAEKFAARPARCVMVDDSPHGVAAAVSAGMIAIGFVDPADPRPARKALLVSSGAFGVATGAGELTPMLLAASQSIKA